A single Neospora caninum Liverpool complete genome, chromosome VIIb DNA region contains:
- a CDS encoding putative actin-like family protein ARP6, which translates to MPVSAPSPALVLDNGTGCLKIGFAGEALPLHTLSTCVGQVRDRQNQGMLLYGDDVLLSSNYFGLRPSSSASSAPSPLFTDLEMLRDLWEILFSHKRYMNLSEAQLTDHGVIVTEPFLAPPGVRQALSEVLFEDFQFKQVLFVPAQQAVPFAFLSGPIAEERDEDFLGNWGTERDARESLGLDALPGVHTPAKKVRKQVFAPDAVRWYRGSRGASAEGETHASAGPSEREDGDAREAEESPREAGLVGKKKRPGETLQDAGGRPATSELRRRKSDRDEGSKRTGTKPASLASLSTLPSGASACPDNVFKVKLCGLVVDIGFSGSMVVPYMDLQPIERAALRTSVGGNLLTTVLKNLCGFRSLNLERNELLVQRMKETNCFVSRDFDRQLERARQEAASGGATCIERSHLFKEVVLPEYGPGASNAAILSFFKSPPSEESLSVASAPSLAASGTEAKDASLSSAAASGAGTAKEERQTVRLCTERISVPEVLFHPPDVGSSECGIVELVQRSIALLPRALQPFACDQILLVGGSSQFPGLRQRLWKELRAVLPEHWPVNIYTEVEPQFSVWRGASCSYADRALFDLNAVTREQFNEAGTAHCRPNAKHAGGDVSFY; encoded by the exons ATGCCGgtctctgcgccgtcgccagcTCTCGTGTTGGACAATGGTACTGGGTGTTTGAAGATCGGCTTCGCGGGGGAGGCGCTGCCTCTCCATACGCTGTCGACTTGCGTGGGGCAAGTGCGCGATCGGCAGAACCAAGGGATGCTTCTCTACGGAGACGATGTGTTGCTGTCCTCGAACTACTTTGGCCTGCGgccgtcgtcctcggcctcgtctgctccttcgccgctcttcaCCGACCTGGAGATGCTGCGAGATCTGTGGGAGATTCTCTTCTCGCACAAGCGGTACATGAACCTGTCGGAGGCGCAACTCACCGACCACGGTGTCATCGTCACAGAGCCgttcctcgcgcctccaggCGTTCGCCAAGCCCTCAGCGAAGTCCTTTTTGAAGACTTCCAGTTCAAACAAGTCCTCTTCGTGCCCGCCCAACAAGCCGTCCCATTCGCTTTCCTCAGCGGCCCAAtcgcagaagaaagagacgaagacttTCTCGGGAACTGGGGCACGGAACgcgacgccagagagagccTCGGCCTCGACGCTCTtccgggtgtacatacacccgcgAAGAAGGTGCGGAAACAGGTCTTCGCCCCAGACGCTGTGCGGTGGTACAGAGGCTCGCGGGGCGCGAGTGCCGAGGGGGAGACGCATGCGAGTGCTGGGCctagcgagagagaagatggagacgcgagagaagccgaggagagTCCAAGAGAAGCCGGTTTGgtgggaaagaagaaacgaccAGGCGAGACTCTCCAAGACGCCGGGGGAAGACCTGCGACTTCAGAGCtcaggagacgaaagagcgaTCGCGACGAAGGCTCGAAACGGACGGGGACGAaacctgcctctctcgcatCTCTGTCTACGTTGCCTTCCGGTGCTTCCGCGTGTCCGGATAATGTTTTCAAGGTAAAATTGTGTGGACTTGTCGTCGACATTGGCTTCAGCGGGTCCATGGTGGTTCCATACATGGACCTGCAGCCGATCGAGCGCGCGGCGCTCCGCACCTCCGTAGGCGGCAATTTGCTGACGACGGTCTTGAAAAACCTCTGCGGATTCCGCTCCCTCAACCTCGAGAGGAACGAACTCCTTGTACAGCGA ATGAAGGAAACGAACTGCTTCGTGTCTCGCGACTTCGACCGGCAACTGGAGAGAGCTCGACAAGAAGCGGCgagcggaggcgcgacgTGCATCGAACGGTCGCACCTCTTCAAGGAAGTCGTCCTCCCGGAGTACGGACCCGGCGCCTCG AATGCGGCgatcctttccttcttcaagTCACCGCCCAGCGAAGAaagcctctccgtcgcctctgctccTTCGCTCGCCGCATcggggacggaggcgaaagacgcttcgctttcttccgcggcTGCGAGCGGCGCTGGgacggcgaaagaagagcgccAAACTGTGCGCCTCTGCACGGAGAGAATATCGGTCCCTGAGGTCCTCTTTCATCCGCCAG ACGTCGGCAGTTCCGAATGCGGCATCGTGGAGCTCGTTCAGCGATCGATTGCTCTCTTGCCTCGCGCCCTACAGCCGTTTGCATGCGACCAAATTCTTCTCGTTGGCGGCTCCTCGCAGTTCCCTGGACTGCGCCAGCGTCTCTGGAAAGAGCTGCGCGCTGTGCTGCCCGAG CACTGGCCTGTGAACATCTACACAGAGGTGGAACCGCAGTTCTCAGtctggcgaggcgcgagtTGCTCCTACGCCGATCGCGCGCTCTTCGACTTGAACGCCGTGACGCGCGAACAATTCAACGAAGCTGGAACTGCGCATTGCCGACCCAACGCAAAGCACGCAGGGGGGGATGTGAGCTTCTACTGA